One genomic segment of Desulfofundulus luciae includes these proteins:
- a CDS encoding methyltetrahydrofolate cobalamin methyltransferase: MILIGERINGMFKDIREAILNKDPEPIRYWAKRQYENCAAYLDINTGPTVDPKDQPAVMEWLVKVAQETVPLPCCIDSTNPEAIEAGLAVHKGKAMINSTSADQWKMDIYFPMAKKYNAAIIGLAMNEKGVPKSAADRVALAMEIVVNADAHGIPMEDLYIDPLMLPCNVAQDHGPEVLEAIRQIKTLADPPPRTTLGLSNTSQRCTNRHLLNRTFLIMCMAVGLDSAIADLEDPELLDGVAAANILLNKDIYCDSFLKTFRQR; the protein is encoded by the coding sequence ATGATCCTCATTGGCGAGCGGATCAACGGTATGTTTAAGGATATCCGGGAAGCCATTTTAAACAAGGACCCGGAACCCATCCGCTACTGGGCCAAACGTCAGTATGAAAACTGCGCCGCTTACCTGGATATTAACACCGGTCCCACTGTGGACCCCAAGGACCAGCCAGCGGTAATGGAGTGGCTGGTGAAAGTCGCCCAGGAAACCGTACCCCTGCCATGCTGTATTGACTCGACCAACCCGGAAGCCATCGAGGCCGGTTTGGCCGTACACAAGGGTAAGGCTATGATTAACTCTACCAGTGCTGACCAGTGGAAGATGGATATTTATTTCCCCATGGCCAAAAAATATAATGCCGCCATCATCGGTCTGGCCATGAATGAAAAGGGTGTACCCAAGAGTGCGGCCGACCGGGTAGCCCTGGCCATGGAAATTGTGGTTAATGCCGACGCCCACGGCATCCCCATGGAAGACCTGTACATTGATCCCCTGATGCTGCCCTGTAACGTTGCCCAGGATCACGGACCCGAGGTACTGGAAGCTATTCGCCAGATTAAGACCCTGGCCGATCCGCCACCCCGGACCACTCTGGGACTGAGCAACACCTCTCAGCGCTGCACCAACCGTCACTTGCTCAACCGGACCTTCCTAATCATGTGCATGGCTGTAGGACTGGATTCGGCCATAGCCGACCTGGAGGACCCCGAGTTGCTGGATGGTGTAGCTGCCGCCAATATCCTCCTGAATAAGGACATTTATTGCGACTCCTTCTTAAAGACCTTCAGACAGCGGTAA